The Denticeps clupeoides chromosome 10, fDenClu1.1, whole genome shotgun sequence DNA window GGACCTTTCACTCGCCGTAGGGCCGCTGCTGGAGACAGGATGCGCGCCCCTGCGCGCCGGGGGACTCGGACATCTTGTGCGCGATGACGTTTTACGGTCCTCTGTCATCGGTCAGGCGGTGTCCTGCCGACCTCAATCACTATGACCCCGACCTCAACCTCCGCCCTTCTCCCCACGCACGACGCACGAATGCCTCTATATTGACCCACCTTATCATCAGAAGCACAGCAGATACCAGAGTTAGATGCCGTCAGCTTGTCTGCCCGCAAATGAATTTCTGTCCATTAAAAACGGATACGAGGGTGGAGCCATCAGTGACGCCCCGCCCACAACCGAGTCCGGTCGCGACTAGGCGGCGATGTATAGATTTGAGTGGCTGCAGATAAAAACGGGCACATAGGATTTGAGActcaatgtaaaaatatgcaaaagatGCACCGAAAACGGGATGTGACTTTTCCAACATTTTCTCATTAATGTTTATgagaaacattttaaacacaagTATTAGAATTTGTATATTTAACATGGTGAAAAGACAGATCACATGACTGGTATACAAAGACTTAATAGGCAGCGTCATTATTTACTTACTTGACAGCTCACCTGAATTCAACCGCACATTCACCCAGAAGAGGCTGAATGAAACCCTGTGACTCAGCTTGGTTTAATGTGTTGTTTAATAGGCACATTGCAAGTATTATTAATACCACTGACTTGGCCTGGGGGTGTTCCAGAGAAGGCACTTTTCAACGTAGATTTCTCTTATCTCCCAGCACTGCTTGACTGGTACCAcaatctctcaaggtactaggaaagcattcatttacatttattagagGTTCTTATCTaaagcgccttacaatcagtagttacagggagattccccctgaagacacttagggttaagtgtgttgctcaggggcGGCCTAGATGGTAAGAtacagagcaaagcaccatccccactcactgctccctgggatgcctttcatggcttcccactgcggGAGATTGGCCCACCATTGGCTCATCTGGTTAAAtccagatgacacatttcattttgtgcactgtgtgctgtgctgcagtgtttcacaatgacttcacattcactttcacccatggacacattacattttacattaacatttacagcatttatcagacgcccttatccagagcgacttacaaccagtagttacagggacagtctccctggagcaacttagggttaagtgtcttgctcagggacacaatggtagtaagggagatttgaacccgggtcttctgtgttaccctctaggttactaccacccatctagACTCTTTGGTCTTGACCAGATGTCCAAACCACTGAGTCACGGAATCTTCAAACGTATGATTAAAAACCTTCCTCTATAAgaaatatttcaattaaaaaggCCTCCTTATAGAGTCTCAGTTAATAAGCAATTGGTATTTACAagatcctagtgaaccaaacaatggatttcaatgatggacattttaaagcactcacgtaagtcgctctagataagaaCATCTGCTAAATCCTGTAAATAGTATGTCTTGATCAGAGACCAGGCCCTAAAGTTAGTTTCTCGACCATGGTGTTGGCCAGAAGAAATACTCATCTCAAACATCTATCTAATGTGATTCAGAAATTTCTCTTTCAAAATTGTAAATCAGAATGCTGCCCAGCTGGAAACACATTTAAATCTTCCCACCCACTGTAcctaaaaaatgcaaatgtagggctgtgtttcactttatttatttaaaaaaagcagaaaagcatACAGAACTCTACAGATAAAAACATGGCGCTTAAGGAGAAGGTATGCAGAGGCAGGTATGTATTGTAGGATTATTAAATCCATTAGGGTCATTGACAAAACATGATATGAGTGTGTGATGAACTTGTATGTGTCCTGACTACTCCCTCATACACAGGTTACACTGTCAATTCTTCAAAAACACAAATGGAGCATTTTCTGGTACATAATGAATTATCCATACTAAAAACAGGAACAATGACTCAAATGGTATAGATATCAAATATACAGGTCAATAAATGTTATTAGTTTATAGAAGAAAAGACTACTTTCTAAAACTTTTTCCAAACTCAGATGATTGTTGAATGAGAAATACATGGTGAGCCAAAAACGACAAACTAAGAGATAAAAATTCTTGAAAACTGAAAATTTAAATAGAGGGGCAAGTTGTAAGGTATGCTGAAAACTCAAGGTCAACCAGGATAAGAATTTTCTGAAAGTGTTTTActgtatttggaaaaaaaaacaacaacaagaattTAGGAAAGAAATGGCAGGCTGCTTTACTCGTTTGGAAGAGGGTTAGCATCTGGGTACTgagagaggtcaaaggtcaacacCTTGCTGATAACACAGTCACCTTGCTGcagaggggaggggaaaaaaacatatatataaatttactCTGGAATTTTAGTGACATTGTTGTTAATAAATTTTGTTCTGTATATTGTTTGTTATGTGTGTAACTCTAGCCATACTGACCTCAGGGTACACTCCTATAAGGGAGTCGGCTTTTGTGTAGAACTCCTCCTTTAGGGAAATAACAACAGCTTGAAAGTTCTGTACCGATTGGTCCTTGATGTAGTTTGCAACCTATTAGACAAAGCCACAATTACTTCATACAGAATGTGGAAAAATGTTAAACAAGAATTTAATAGGAGGCAGAGAAAACGCTGGTCTCACACACCTTGCCAATATTGGTGTTGTCGAGGGCAGCGTCAATTTCGTCCAGCACAAAGAATGGAGCGGGTTTATAGCTGCACAATGGGAGAAATGACATCAGCTGACTTATAGTCAAGAGGCGTGATGATGTCACCCTACATCTCACACAACACTGTGCTCACCTGTGTATGGCAAAGAGAAGAGCCAGAGCCGCCACAGTCTTCTCTCCTCCAGACAAGTTGTCCATGGGTCTGAAACGTTTACCTGGGGCCACACAGTTATAGTTGATGCCGTCCAAGTAtggttcctctgggttctctgggcCCAAGAATGCCTAGAAAACAAGTTGATCTTTCAGATTATATAATATGACAaacaaatgaggaaaaaatagaataacaagAGGAAGGACAGTCATACTTGGGCACTGCTGTTGCGAGAAAGAGCTTTGTAGATCTCATCAATGTTGGTGGCGACAGACTCAAAGCAGGCATTAAAGCGATCAAATCTCTCCTTCTTAATCTGTTCAAATGCCTGCTTGGCCTTCTTGGCTCTCTTCCTTGCTGCCTCAAACTCTAAAACCAGTCCAAGAAGGCAATCAAACACCCAAAGCAGCAAATGAGTCTCAAATTAGAACAATTCTGGCCTCCCAGTGTCCCTCACCGTCGCTGGTCTCCTGGAACTTGTCCCTGACACTTTCTAGTTTCTCCATTGCCTTCATGTTGGGGGCGCTGATCCTCTGCAGAATGCTCTGCTGCTCGTTCAGGCGCTGTTGCAGGGTGCTCATCTCCCCCTTGATCTCATCTTCTGACAGCGAgtcctaacacacacatatacgaTTTACTGAAGCACTTCATAAGAGTCAAAGACTTACACATCAAAACTGAAGATTCTATTAGAATGTTAGCACTATAAAACACACAGTTGCTTACCTTCAGGTCCTCAGACAGGTGGCTGTAGTCGATCTCAATCAGTGCTTCTTTGGCCAAGACTGTGCTGGAGGTCTTCTGGCTGTTGCTGAGGCTCTCCTCTGCCTGAGAGCTTCCCTACAGTCAAATCAGCAGCAAAAGTGTGGTCTCATGATTCTATTCGGTTATCAAAGCCTAAATTATTGATTAATCATGATGAATCCCATTAAATTTTCTACATTATGTCTCATCACATTTTAGAAAACATCAATGTTTTCAGTGTTAAGACCTTGTTCACATTGATGACCTTTTGATGTTCAGAGGgtgttcatttcaaatgtccGTGTGGACAAGGATGAACTTCTCCTCCGACTGGCGCTATACTCAGGTCAGGCCGCCAGTTACTAGTCACACTTTTTTTACACGTcagccagaaaatcaccaagtaACATCCTTATtctataatcgattatgttctgcactgcatccacatctgcatcaaTCATGAGATTGATTACAACATATACTGCAGAAAAGTCAGTAGATAGGGATGTGGCTAAATATTACCTCCTCTTGGCTAATATCATCCATGGTTCCTGAACGTAGGGGCAGCCGGATGTCCTGCATCTTGCAGGCCTGCAGCAGGTTGTGTCTGTCACTGCGCTTCTGCTCCAATTTGGTCTCTATGGCAGTCACCTCCTTCTGCAGCTGTGTCAGTTCCCTGGGAGCACAAACGGTCAACTCAAGCAGAGCCTGACTTGTGGCAACCACACAATTCAGGGAACAGGAACAACGCTGATACACTTACTTATTAGCGCCGCCCAGCTTCTTGCGGATTTCCTCCATTTCATGATTTTTGTCATTGACCTCTGATTTCTTAGTGAGATGCTGGTTCTTCAGGTCCTGCAGCTGAGCCATTGTCTCATCGATAATTTTCATGTGTCTCTGCTCTTCCTGAGAGATGAAAgacaaaatttgaataaaaagctGCTTATCCACTGTGTGGTGTTGTACACTCAAGAGACAGATGATGGGTGTAAAGTAACACGCAACAAAAGAAACATCATTATATGTGACATTATAAAATTAAAAGATATTTTGTCTTATTTGTACAAGCACAATAATAAACCCAACTTTACCTTCTTGAGTCTTTCAATCTCACTGTCATCCTTCTTCACTGTTTGCTCCCACATGATCACTTTTTCCTGTTCTTCCTTCAACTGGTTTCTCTCATAGTCCAGCTGGATGCCCAGACGGGTCTTCTGAGTCTCAAACTCCAGGCTGGAAGAGTGATACATGAAAAGCTAACTTTTTTTCACgtccacaaaataaaaacaaaattcaacAAGCTGAGTATGATTTCAATGCTCACCGTTTCTTTGCAATCTCATTCTGCCTCTTCACCTTCTCCTCCTCAAACTCTCGGATGTTTCGGACGCCGATCTCTTCACAGAACTCCACAAAAACCTCGTCTTCCACCTATACGCAAAACATCTGCATGTATTACTGAATGTACAGCACCTTCGAAATTGACCGCACCTTCTAAACTGCCTTACAAGATTCATCCTGTCCTTGAGGTCCTTCATGTCTCTCTCACGTGACTGGATAATTCTCCTGATGTCGTTGATGCGGGGCCCAAAGTTGGCCAGCTCGCTCTCCAGCTTAGACTTTtcctaaaatgaaaaatgcctgtcatattaataattataaaaaaaacttaaaaatagGACAAGAACTGAGCGTTGTACCTGCATATTCAGTGATAAATGGCGAGTCTTGGTTTGTTCAAGGTCACTTTGGGAGTATTTCAGTCTCATCTGCAGACCGTGGGCTTGTGACTGAACCTGACGAAGCTCCGCCTCCTTTCTCTTTGCCTTCATTTGCTCCTAAATGTTCAaacacagccaatcagcactcATTCCCCGTTGAGGTGAGATGTTCAAAAACACCAATGCAATTTAAACACACTACCAATGCGTTCCAATgtgatttcatagggccctacagGTATGAGATGCAGAAAAGAGGCTGATAGTAAGATTACTTTGAGCTCATCTGTGAGTTTCTCCTTCCTCTCTTTCAGCTTGTCTACTGCCTTCTCGTCCCAGCGCCGGGCCTTGGCCTTTAGGTCACTGGCACCTCCTGAAATAACACCAGACTTCTGGAACAGCGTGCCATCCAGCGCCACCGTCTAAAAACGAAAAACAGTCAAAGCCTTTAGAAATGAATAatcccaaaaacacacagagtTCAGGCGATTGAGTAGTGCACACCTTGTGTCTGCTGGGCCCTCCGAAGGCAATCCTGCGCGCGTCCTCCACATTCTCGCAGACGAGGGCGTTCCCGCAGGCGTACTGTAAGGCCTTCTTGATCTGGGGCGGCTCATAGCGAATGACATCGATCACCAGCTTGGCCCCACGCAACTCACGCAGCTTCTCATCTGTAGGCTTCACCTGTTGGGTGGAGGTCAAAGCTGAGTGAAATGGTTAACACCCCACTAGTCACTGTAGAcaatcaaaatgtaataaatccaCAAGACATAACACTGACTTCATTGAACTTTCTTTTTGTGGTATACACTGTGTCTACACCCATGTTGCCATTAAACAACAATGTGCAGATGATACCTCCAAATAGTCAAGAGGCAAGAAGGTTTCAGGTTCTCCTCTTTGCTCTTTGATGTACTGGATGCAGTCTCTgcctgttttttcagagtccaCAATGATTGCATCCATATTCTTCCCCAGAACCTTGGTCACAGCAATCTGGAATTTTTTCTGAGTGGGCTGGCAGAGGTCAATGAGCCTCCCGTACTGAAAGAGAAATTAGAATAAATGTTCTCctattaatagaaaaaaaatcattatttagtGCAATTATAAACAAACCAATAACAAAGATGATATTCAACAATAGTCAAATTCAAAGAAAACCTACAACTGATCCTGGGTAAAGTCTCTTGATGCTTTCCATGATCTCAGCCTTGCGCTGCTGCCTGCTGTTCTCCTGGCGGTCGATACGGGCGTCGCCAAGCTGTTCCATTACCTGCAAGGCAACAGGACGAATCACATGAGCAGAGTCTGGAGCCAGAAAGCGCTTGTCCAGAAGGCCACAGCTATCTTACCTGATTAAGTTCCATGTTAATTTCATCTATTCTCCTCTTGGCCAACTCTACCTCCTCTGTCAGCTCTTCCTCCATCCGCTTCTGCTCATCCAGAGACTGCCTAAGAGGCAGGAAGTGAACAGCAAAGGATAAAACATTACAACGTCACATACTATTACATCAAAGTTGTAAGGCTTCACAGTCAGAAAAAATCTAGATAAGGGTGTGGCAGTACCTGCTGGTGGCGATGTAGTCCTCCAGTTTCTCAATGCGCTTCTGGTTTTCTTCAATCTCTCTGATCTTCTGCTTAATCTTGGCCTAAAAAGGAGACAAGGGATACATAGAAACGATTCAGTAACATCTTCATGAGTTACATATTTGCAGAGTTGTCTTGTTTCCACACCTCAGTTTCTattttcttcctctcctccaagTCTAGACGGTCCTGGTCAGCTTTCTGGTCGCGGTTGAACTTCTCAAGCTCCTGGGCTAGAGTGGCTGCCCGTTTACTGGCTTCCTCTTTCAGGCGGTGATAAGCTTTCACCTGCAGGGAGATTGAGGGAATATGACGATAAATCCATTTAAAACAGTTTTACAGAAGTGTGTGGTTCAAACCTGGTTCTCCTCTAACTGCAAGTCCTGTCCCTGGCTCTgtgcctcctcctccatgcGCTCGTCAAACTCCTGCCGAGCCATCTCCACAGCACCCTGCTCCCgttccagctcctccatgtccgCCTTACGCTTCTTGTAACACTTCTGTGCGTTCTGCAGGGACTTGCGTGCGGCTTCCAGTTTTTTTATCTTGTGGGCGGTGTTTTCCTTTGCCTTGATATACTGAGGTCTCTTCTGATTCAGCTCAGCATCTTTCTCCCTGCATACAGCGAGGTAAAACTAAATATACACCCAATGACATTTATCGATTCTattaaaattatgcaaatttaTAATAAACATCAAAAAGACCATTAATCATATTAATAGTTCATTAAATGGCAAATCAGAGATAACATCAATTTAGATCGTGCTATAACAGAAATGTTGATTgtcataataaaaacatttaaaaagtgattgtcattgtgatacacagcagcacagcacagactgaaatgtgtcctctgcatttaatccatccattagtgagcagtgggcagccatgacaggcgcccgaagagcagtgtgtggggacggtgctttgctcagtggcacctaagtggcaccttggcagatcgggattagaacaggcaaccttccgattatggggccgcttccttaaccactagcccaccactgcccattagAGTGGGGGTAATCACCATTCGAATAACAAATAATTAACAACATGATTGGGAAATGACCCCTGGGTGAAAAACTGCCTGAAGCTGCATTGCTATGGCTCACTTTATCTCCTTCTCCACAGTCTGCTGGTCCCTCATGAGCCTCCCCAGCTCCTTTTTCTTatccttcagctcctcctccacaCGGTCCATGCGCTTGCGGTCCTTGTCGATCTCGCGGTTGCGGTGTGACAGCTCTCTGTTGAGCTTCTCAATCTCTGCCTCATTGTGGTAAAGCTTGAAGAGTTGCAGCTGGACATTGGCCCGCACCACTTCATCTTTCAACCGCTGATACCTCTCAGCCTGAGTAAGTAGACAAAGAAGGATGAGACAAAGGAGGACAAGAACCCTGTAAATAGAAACACGTCCTTAAGATAAGCAGAACAAACTAAAATGTTCATCATTGTTCTTAcataattttacaaaataatttccatggCTTTTCAATCACTCTAAGGCaagttttcatgaccatacaatctctgaaatttctgtacaaatctaagaaaaaaacaaaacaaaaaaaaaaacataaagccagcaaagatactacaggCCTGCGGTATTTTTAAACGTTGTAATtctaaatgtagaaaaaatatttcttgcACAGTCTTatgggaactatgtacttcgtTATAAATTCAAGTGTCAGTCAGATTTCAAAGACTCTTCCAGAactttattttgtattccaaaactATACAAGGCCTGTAAAATTCTCTTATCAAAtcccatgacttttccaggttttaatGACCACAAGAACCCTGtacaataattcatatttaaacaaTCAATTGGTAAATCCACGAGAGAGGAAACATAAAATCAATCTAAAATACAGACCTCTTCTTTTTCCTGTTTAGCTTCTTTGCGCTCTgcagcaatgttttttttccgaTGGTAGTTGAACTGCGTATCCTCTTCTGCCTTcaccatttcttttttcctccggTCGTACTCCTGAGCCAGCTCACCAGAACGGGAGATCTCCTCAAACAGGGCTGTGCGCTCCTTTGGGTTCTTCATGGCAATCGACTCCACTGCCCCCTACAATGGAAACAACGAGAGAAAAGTTGAGAAACAGATGGCATGAAGGAAACACAGGCAAAAATCAAAGATATCAGGAGGGCTGTACCTGGAACACCAGGAAATTCCTGGCCTTGATGAGGATACCAAGCTTCTCCAGCTCTTCACTGTACTCAGAAAGACCCACCACTTTGTTGTTAATGCGATACTCTGAGGATGAGCCTGAGAGAAAAATACactaaactgtaaaaaaaaaaatgttttgtgaagCACACTGAATAGTCTACTTCATCTGCCAGTGCCAGTCTGTGAATTAGTACCAAATCAATTATTTTAGTAAAGtacaattaaattatattcCCGTCAATTCATTTTCAGTAAAATTGCTACGTTGGAGTCACAGGTGTGAAAAGCCTCATAGGCACAGATGTATCTGGATATGGGTGAAGTAAGCCCTTCATAGCTCCTACCTATGATGATTCTGGAGAAGCTGCGCTCTTCACCATTGTCGTTCTGATACACCATGCTCACAAATGCACGGTTGGCTGCTGGTTTCCCAACCGGAGCACCATGGATCAGGTCCTTCAGCGTCTTCACACGCAAGTTACTAGTCTTTTCTGCTAGCACAAAGCTGATTGCATCCATAAGATTGGATTTGCCTGAAGACATTGGAGGATGGGTATTACCATTTACAATCTATCGATGATTAAATGTCCCCTCACATGAacatttgtgagattttttttaaacattaatacgagttccgcTAGCCTGCCTATGGTCCTGCATTGGCTAGAAATGGAGATAggtgtaaagtgtgctttggccattctgtttctCCATTCAAGAGTGGCAGCTGAGATgcttggatctggaatttgtcccctcatCCTCACAAGAGGAAAAGGTTacaggacttcctgtttgcgtGAAACATTGTAGTTTTTTAATTGAGTTGATGTTCcacctcaacttctataggctgctctcctcctcattaacatcAAAAGctacacacaatgaaaatattaatattatgttcATAACACATTATAGTACAACAATAACATCTTACATTATACTTTATGATTTTTCACAGGGTGCTTACGCCTGCTATATgaagcacataaaaaaaaaagatattgtaATATAGagaaattttataaaaacaacacattgaTACATTAATATATCCCAACAAATACCTTAGTGGGTAGACTGCCTGCATTTAGTACATTTTACAaggtaataaataaaactaaaccgGTATACGTTGGGAAATCTGTAGGCGTTTGCCTTTTTTCCAGCGCGGCCCGCGCCCACGGCGCCTGGGACTCGAGTGACCCGGCGTAGCTACTCACCTGATCCATTGGGTCCGATGATGGCTGTAAACTTATGAAACGGACCGATGATTTGCCTGCCTTTGTACGACTTAAAATTTTCTATCTCGATTAATTTCAAGTAACCCATTTTATAAGAGCGGAAAACGAGGGACGTCTCTGAAACGGTATTAGCTAGAAGCTTCCTAGCTAACTGGCTAAGCGCTAATAAAATACTCAGTCTCTGTGCTGAATAATTCGCGTGTGCACGTCAAACATATTCGATACTAAATCATTGCCTACAATTGCACGTAGCTTTCTGAACTTCGTAGACCTATATcgtaatgtgcaaaaaaaaaacgagaggcAGTCGACGTGCAACGATGCTGTGAAAGCGCGGGCACACGGGGTAAACAAGTATTTTCTCGCGAGAGTTTGTCGGAAAGCGTCACACGTGCGCCGGCCACTAAGGTGCGCTATCCGACTTTTATTCGCCATGCAATGATGAACGGTCTATAGAGAACAACACGTTCACAATGGTTCAGAAAATTACCGTTACTTTTTCACCAAGCATTGCACACTCTAAAAGAACAACAAACCAGAATTTAAGCTTTTTGCAtatccattttatttgtatttaagtGTATGTTGATGCAGCACAGGATGCAAGAAGCAGGTACAATGCCACCAGGCCCAAAACACAGGATAAAAGTTGCTAGATCCCAGCTACACGCTCAGCACCTCCGAAAGGCTTGTAGCACTGCTGTCACATCAATATTCTCAAGTTCCTCTGCCCCATCATCAGTCTAAtctcatttgtttctgtggttCATATAGGCTGTtgctatttttttaaaccattgaatttttattgtcttttttccTAGTTTATATTCAAAAACAAGGCAATAGGAAGAAAAGCTACATACAATATCAACACATCCAAAAAATGCTGGGAAGTAAAATGAGAGAGCACACAATGCTGTACGACTCTACATTAGGTCTCCAATCTGCAAAAAGTGCAGTAAAGGTCCACTGGTTTCTGGTAACAAATTCACAttgtatgaaaatatatttaaaatgcctCTAAAAGCTACAGATCTTGACTGAACCTGTGGTGTTTTATATTGTCATGCATCTAACTGAAATCTGTGGGTCTTCAGTAATTATTTGCCTCTCAGGACAGACTTGCATATTCATTTTGGACTTGTACAGTAGAGGAGTTGCTGTAAAATCTCCAGCATTGGCTCTCATATTTCTTCCCAAGCTCGTCAAAGACATTGCATAAAATGCACTTCATTCATATTCAGCATTGGTTGAATTATTGTTTTCATTGTATTAATAAATGGAAGTTGGCAATGgatattttgaaatttgaaatggCTAAGGTGATTACTATTATCTACTTCTCTAAAGATGGTATTACTACTGACCAGTATAAGGGGAAGGATGAGGATTCATATCATCTGATGACACTGAAACACAGATTAAATTTATAAAAAGGAGTGCATtgatataaaacaaatataattttataacaTAATTGAAATGCTAAAAGACAatcatttagatttatttacattCAGAAAGTGACATTGTCAGTCCTTAATCCTTCCTATACTCCTTTTATTCTTTCAGATCATTCTCTAACAATTCCTCTACTGTTTATTTCTAAGAGGCCACACTGCTATCAGAAAATAACGACTGGGAAAATAATCAGTATAAgcaaaataatcacacacacaatgttcatCCCAAATACAATCAGCAATGCCAGTCCCTGTTGAGAGGCATTAATGATTAAATTTTTTCCAGTTTTCTGCCCCTagacatatttcacattttcactgaAAAATAGCATCAGAAATAGGCTAACCACTGTCATTTTTATCATACCTGTGTGAA harbors:
- the smc1al gene encoding structural maintenance of chromosomes 1A, like → MGYLKLIEIENFKSYKGRQIIGPFHKFTAIIGPNGSGKSNLMDAISFVLAEKTSNLRVKTLKDLIHGAPVGKPAANRAFVSMVYQNDNGEERSFSRIIIGSSSEYRINNKVVGLSEYSEELEKLGILIKARNFLVFQGAVESIAMKNPKERTALFEEISRSGELAQEYDRRKKEMVKAEEDTQFNYHRKKNIAAERKEAKQEKEEAERYQRLKDEVVRANVQLQLFKLYHNEAEIEKLNRELSHRNREIDKDRKRMDRVEEELKDKKKELGRLMRDQQTVEKEIKEKDAELNQKRPQYIKAKENTAHKIKKLEAARKSLQNAQKCYKKRKADMEELEREQGAVEMARQEFDERMEEEAQSQGQDLQLEENQVKAYHRLKEEASKRAATLAQELEKFNRDQKADQDRLDLEERKKIETEAKIKQKIREIEENQKRIEKLEDYIATSRQSLDEQKRMEEELTEEVELAKRRIDEINMELNQVMEQLGDARIDRQENSRQQRKAEIMESIKRLYPGSVYGRLIDLCQPTQKKFQIAVTKVLGKNMDAIIVDSEKTGRDCIQYIKEQRGEPETFLPLDYLEVKPTDEKLRELRGAKLVIDVIRYEPPQIKKALQYACGNALVCENVEDARRIAFGGPSRHKTVALDGTLFQKSGVISGGASDLKAKARRWDEKAVDKLKERKEKLTDELKEQMKAKRKEAELRQVQSQAHGLQMRLKYSQSDLEQTKTRHLSLNMQEKSKLESELANFGPRINDIRRIIQSRERDMKDLKDRMNLVEDEVFVEFCEEIGVRNIREFEEEKVKRQNEIAKKRLEFETQKTRLGIQLDYERNQLKEEQEKVIMWEQTVKKDDSEIERLKKEEQRHMKIIDETMAQLQDLKNQHLTKKSEVNDKNHEMEEIRKKLGGANKELTQLQKEVTAIETKLEQKRSDRHNLLQACKMQDIRLPLRSGTMDDISQEEGSSQAEESLSNSQKTSSTVLAKEALIEIDYSHLSEDLKDSLSEDEIKGEMSTLQQRLNEQQSILQRISAPNMKAMEKLESVRDKFQETSDEFEAARKRAKKAKQAFEQIKKERFDRFNACFESVATNIDEIYKALSRNSSAQAFLGPENPEEPYLDGINYNCVAPGKRFRPMDNLSGGEKTVAALALLFAIHSYKPAPFFVLDEIDAALDNTNIGKVANYIKDQSVQNFQAVVISLKEEFYTKADSLIGVYPEQGDCVISKVLTFDLSQYPDANPLPNE